The proteins below are encoded in one region of Bacteroides uniformis:
- a CDS encoding DUF6340 family protein translates to MTKYHYCLLLMGSLLLGSCQSVEQLSIDYMLPAEVSFPATLKRVAVVNNMPNVPDNKLIITEEEQKKSENEVARLTNYYNGDAAITTESLAEALANENYFEEVVICDSALRSKDINPRESTLSRDEVLELTQNLDVDFLIALENIQMRSNRKISYMPDWGVFLGTVDVKVYTTVRIYLPNRKGPMVTVNSNDSIFWEEAGNGEASVRSRLISEEDMVKQASEFAGTVPVRHLLPYWKTSNRYLFSGGSVNMRDAAVYAKEENWSKAVELWKQTYETKKGKQKMYAAYNTALGYEMQDSIDTALEWALKAQTLAREKSKTDKKETGEIHDGTISYYIFISMYVDELEKRKEGMARLNMQMNRFDDDF, encoded by the coding sequence ATGACCAAATATCACTATTGTCTGTTATTGATGGGGTCTCTGCTGTTAGGCAGCTGCCAGAGTGTAGAACAACTGTCCATTGATTATATGCTTCCGGCAGAAGTCAGTTTCCCGGCAACACTGAAACGTGTGGCTGTTGTCAACAACATGCCAAACGTACCGGACAACAAACTCATCATCACTGAGGAAGAACAGAAAAAAAGCGAGAATGAGGTGGCACGCCTCACCAACTACTACAATGGAGACGCCGCAATAACAACCGAATCCCTTGCAGAGGCCCTTGCCAACGAAAACTACTTTGAAGAGGTTGTGATATGCGACTCTGCCCTCCGGAGTAAAGACATCAATCCCCGCGAAAGCACATTATCGAGAGATGAAGTACTGGAACTTACACAGAATTTGGACGTAGATTTCCTGATAGCCCTGGAAAACATACAAATGCGTTCCAATCGCAAGATAAGTTATATGCCCGACTGGGGTGTGTTCCTCGGCACAGTGGATGTAAAGGTATATACTACCGTCAGAATATATTTACCTAACCGCAAAGGTCCTATGGTGACCGTCAACAGCAATGACAGTATTTTCTGGGAAGAGGCAGGAAATGGTGAAGCGTCAGTACGTTCCCGCCTCATCAGCGAAGAAGACATGGTGAAGCAAGCATCTGAATTTGCAGGAACGGTTCCGGTAAGACATCTACTCCCCTATTGGAAAACCAGTAACCGCTATCTCTTCAGTGGTGGTTCTGTAAATATGCGTGACGCAGCCGTATATGCCAAAGAAGAAAATTGGAGTAAAGCAGTAGAGCTCTGGAAGCAGACCTACGAAACAAAAAAAGGAAAACAGAAAATGTATGCAGCCTATAACACCGCTTTGGGCTACGAAATGCAAGACAGCATAGATACTGCCTTGGAATGGGCATTAAAAGCGCAAACCCTTGCCCGTGAGAAAAGCAAGACAGACAAAAAAGAGACAGGCGAAATACATGATGGAACCATCTCCTATTATATCTTTATCAGCATGTATGTAGACGAATTGGAGAAACGAAAAGAGGGAATGGCACGCCTGAACATGCAAATGAACAGATTTGATGATGATTTTTAG
- the secA gene encoding preprotein translocase subunit SecA, which produces MGFNEFLSSIFGNKSTRDMKEIQPWVEKIKAAYPEVAKLDNDALRAKTEELKAYIHDSAAEQRAKVEELKASVEDTELEKREDLFNQIDKIEKEILEIYEKALDEVLPTAFSIVKETAKRFSENEEIVVTATDFDRQLAATKDFVRIEGDKAIYQNHWIAGGNDTVWNMVHYDVQLFGGVVLHKGKIAEMATGEGKTLVATLPVFLNALTGNGVHVVTVNDYLAKRDSEWMGPLYMFHGLSVDCIDKHQPNSDARRKAYLADITFGTNNEFGFDYLRDNMAISPKDLVQRQHNYAIVDEVDSVLIDDARTPLIISGPVPKGDDQLFEQLRPQVERLVEAQKKLATQYLADAKRLIASNDKKDQEEGFLALYRSHKCLPKNKALIKFLSEQGIKAGMLKTEEIYMEQNNKRMHEVTDPLYFVIEEKMNSVDLTDKGVDLISSNVEDPTFFVLPDITAQLSALENETELTDEQRLEKKDALMTNYAIKSERVHTINQLLKAYTMFEKDDEYVVIDGQVKIVDEQTGRIMEGRRYSDGLHQAIEAKEGVKVEAATQTFATITLQNYFRMYHKLSGMTGTAETEAGELWDIYKLDVVVIPTNRPIARNDMNDRVYKTKREKYKAVIEEIEKMVAAGRPVLVGTTSVEISEMLSKMLTMRKIEHSVLNAKLHQKEADIVATAGLKCAVTIATNMAGRGTDIKLSPEVKAAGGLAIIGTERHESRRVDRQLRGRAGRQGDPGSSVFFVSLEDDLMRLFSSDRIASVMDKLGFKEGEMIEHGMISKSIERAQKKVEENNFGIRKRLLEYDDVMNKQRTVVYTKRRHALMGERIGMDIVNMIWDRCANAIEAPDYENCKMDVLQTLAMEVPFTEEEFRNEKKEKLADRTFDAAMELFKRKTERMAQIAYPVIKQVYETQGHMYENILIPITDGKRMYNISCNLKRAYETECKEVVKSFEKSILLHVIDEAWKENLRELDELKHSVQNASYEQKDPLLIYKLESVNLFDAMVNKINNQTISILMRGQIPVQEAPAEAPEAPQAPRQVEVRQAAPEQRQDMSKYREQKVDLNDPNQQAAAAQDTREQPRREPIRAEKTVGRNDPCPCGSGKKYKNCHGRNA; this is translated from the coding sequence ATGGGATTTAATGAATTTTTAAGCTCGATTTTCGGCAACAAATCCACACGCGACATGAAAGAAATACAACCGTGGGTGGAGAAAATCAAAGCCGCTTACCCGGAAGTAGCCAAACTCGACAACGACGCCCTACGCGCCAAGACAGAAGAACTGAAAGCCTACATCCACGATTCGGCAGCCGAACAACGCGCCAAAGTGGAAGAACTGAAAGCCAGCGTTGAAGATACCGAACTGGAAAAACGCGAAGACCTCTTCAACCAAATCGACAAAATCGAGAAAGAGATATTGGAGATTTATGAAAAAGCGCTGGACGAAGTATTACCCACCGCTTTCTCTATTGTAAAGGAAACAGCCAAACGATTCTCTGAAAATGAAGAAATAGTGGTTACAGCTACCGATTTTGACCGCCAACTGGCTGCCACTAAAGACTTTGTACGCATCGAAGGCGATAAAGCCATCTACCAGAACCATTGGATAGCAGGTGGTAACGATACTGTATGGAACATGGTACATTATGATGTACAGCTATTCGGTGGTGTGGTTCTACATAAAGGTAAGATTGCCGAAATGGCAACCGGTGAAGGTAAGACATTGGTAGCTACCCTACCGGTATTCCTCAATGCCCTGACTGGTAACGGCGTGCACGTGGTAACAGTGAACGACTATCTGGCAAAACGTGACTCCGAATGGATGGGTCCTCTTTACATGTTCCACGGTTTGAGTGTAGATTGCATCGACAAGCACCAGCCCAACTCTGATGCCCGTCGCAAAGCTTATCTGGCAGATATCACGTTCGGTACAAACAATGAATTCGGTTTCGACTACCTGCGTGACAACATGGCTATCAGCCCCAAAGACCTGGTACAACGCCAACATAATTATGCCATTGTCGATGAGGTGGACTCAGTATTGATTGATGATGCCCGTACTCCGCTGATTATCTCCGGACCGGTTCCCAAAGGCGATGACCAACTCTTCGAACAGCTCCGCCCGCAAGTGGAACGTCTGGTAGAAGCTCAGAAAAAACTGGCTACCCAATACCTGGCCGATGCCAAGCGCCTGATTGCATCAAACGATAAGAAAGACCAGGAAGAAGGCTTCCTCGCTTTGTACCGCAGTCACAAGTGCCTGCCCAAGAACAAGGCACTCATCAAGTTCCTCAGCGAACAAGGCATCAAGGCCGGTATGCTGAAGACCGAAGAAATCTACATGGAGCAGAACAACAAGCGCATGCACGAGGTGACTGACCCGCTGTACTTCGTTATCGAAGAGAAAATGAACAGCGTGGATTTGACGGACAAGGGCGTAGACTTGATTAGTAGCAATGTAGAGGACCCCACTTTCTTCGTACTCCCCGATATCACAGCGCAACTCTCTGCCTTGGAAAACGAAACAGAGCTGACAGACGAACAGCGCCTTGAAAAGAAGGATGCCCTGATGACCAACTATGCCATCAAAAGCGAACGTGTGCATACCATCAACCAACTGTTGAAGGCATACACCATGTTCGAGAAAGATGACGAATATGTGGTAATTGACGGCCAAGTGAAGATTGTGGATGAGCAGACGGGACGTATCATGGAAGGACGTCGTTATTCTGACGGTTTGCACCAAGCCATCGAAGCCAAAGAAGGCGTGAAAGTAGAAGCTGCCACCCAGACTTTTGCCACCATTACATTACAGAACTATTTCCGTATGTACCACAAACTATCCGGTATGACCGGTACGGCAGAAACAGAAGCCGGCGAGTTGTGGGACATCTACAAACTGGATGTAGTGGTTATTCCGACTAACCGCCCCATTGCCCGTAATGACATGAATGACCGCGTTTACAAGACAAAACGTGAAAAATATAAAGCAGTCATCGAAGAGATAGAAAAAATGGTGGCAGCAGGACGCCCCGTACTGGTGGGTACCACTTCTGTTGAAATCTCTGAAATGTTGAGCAAAATGCTTACCATGCGTAAGATTGAACATAGTGTATTGAATGCCAAACTGCATCAGAAGGAAGCGGATATTGTGGCTACTGCCGGTTTGAAATGTGCTGTAACCATCGCTACCAATATGGCCGGCCGTGGTACCGACATCAAGCTGAGTCCGGAAGTGAAAGCTGCAGGCGGTCTTGCCATCATCGGTACAGAACGCCACGAATCACGCCGTGTGGACCGTCAGTTACGTGGTCGTGCAGGACGTCAAGGCGACCCGGGTTCTTCTGTATTCTTCGTATCTTTGGAAGATGACCTGATGCGTTTGTTCTCCAGTGACCGCATTGCCAGTGTAATGGACAAACTGGGTTTCAAAGAAGGTGAAATGATTGAACACGGCATGATTTCCAAGTCCATTGAACGTGCACAAAAGAAAGTTGAGGAAAACAACTTCGGCATCCGTAAGCGTCTGTTGGAATATGACGACGTGATGAACAAGCAACGTACAGTAGTCTACACCAAACGCCGCCACGCTTTGATGGGCGAACGTATCGGCATGGATATCGTGAACATGATTTGGGACCGTTGTGCCAATGCCATTGAAGCGCCCGACTACGAAAACTGCAAGATGGATGTGCTCCAGACACTTGCCATGGAAGTACCTTTCACCGAAGAGGAATTCCGTAATGAGAAGAAAGAAAAACTGGCAGACAGAACTTTTGACGCTGCCATGGAACTCTTCAAACGCAAGACAGAACGTATGGCACAGATAGCCTATCCGGTCATCAAACAAGTATACGAAACGCAGGGACACATGTACGAAAACATACTTATCCCCATCACAGACGGAAAACGTATGTATAACATCTCCTGCAACCTGAAGAGAGCTTATGAGACAGAATGTAAGGAGGTGGTGAAGTCATTCGAGAAATCCATCTTGCTGCACGTCATCGACGAAGCATGGAAAGAAAACCTGCGCGAGCTGGACGAGCTGAAACACTCCGTGCAGAATGCAAGTTACGAGCAGAAAGACCCGCTGCTGATTTACAAGCTGGAATCTGTGAACTTGTTTGATGCCATGGTGAATAAGATTAATAATCAGACTATCTCTATCTTAATGCGTGGACAAATCCCGGTACAAGAGGCTCCGGCTGAAGCCCCTGAGGCTCCCCAGGCTCCCCGCCAAGTAGAGGTGCGCCAGGCTGCTCCGGAACAACGCCAGGATATGAGCAAGTATCGCGAACAGAAGGTTGATTTGAATGACCCGAACCAGCAGGCCGCTGCGGCACAAGATACACGTGAACAACCAAGACGCGAACCTATCCGTGCCGAGAAGACCGTAGGACGCAATGATCCTTGTCCTTGCGGAAGCGGTAAGAAATACAAAAACTGCCACGGACGGAATGCATAA
- a CDS encoding glycoside hydrolase family 55 protein: MRNYQIMRYLLIVCWIIGNMPSGWAAEGGSTYTQRPDDPEAFYFTPENYGFKADGKSDVTDALQEAINQVKREKNFGILFLPEGNYRISKTIQIPSSIRLIGYGKKRPVIYLGADTPGFQTTQNYMIWFTGGLAQEGRKPSDAGAGTFYSAVSNVDFRIDKGNPQAVAIRAHFAQHGFINHCDIRIGSGKAGMYDVGNELEDVRFYGGEYGIISSRTSPGWPMMMVDTYFEGQRKAAVYSKEVGFAIVNMHVKNTPVAFEMAENLADRLHVENSLWENISEAGVRVSVEGNTFSQLNLVNVDCRNVPVLVGYAQSGKKVAGKAKMYRVKEFTYGLVYQDLNDASSFREICEIEPVAKLPVTLGKDLPVLPAMETWVNIRDLGAKGDGETDDTEVFEKAVSLHKNIYVPQGWYRLTRTLKLSPGTKLIGLHPFGTQFLLKESEPAFSGFGVPVPLVESSEGGDDMLNGIGINTGAYNYRAVGCKWMAGERSYLNDVKFVGGHGTLRKPAPNASGQSSYRRDERRISSPSSPVMETGKDMAWDNQYWSLWITNNGGGTIKDVWTASTYAASGLYISETKTPGRIYAMSLEHHVRTEARFHNVANWKIYAFQFEEEGREGPDCYMAEMSNCQNIEMVNVWMYRVIRAFMPKRIGFRIWDCKNITFRNMHNYTQILPVIEFPIYDMNKKLPVYSWDFARLTVSGSEKSLRPSCTVMDKPVKLATGFELASGATTDSKGNIYFCENRLKKIYKWSADTEQITLIADYPWKPFTLATDTQDNLLVIFRYDPQPGYLVNGKQETVVRLPDDNPMYSGWGNSGWSAWGYSFNPDNVDATMKPMPRVVTASMKNIQKVIHPSSRWRGDFDKVVASMPEYSFVAPDGVTIIPDTYDLGRSCALTVTVPGQSEPVYIVNEMNKTTVQLSVGVDGRLTEQGIICPYGQYSNVTDADGNVYVADGEIFVYDKSGKEQRRIQIEERPISLAIGGRQKDMLFVTTSSSFYGIKIR; this comes from the coding sequence ATGAGAAATTATCAAATAATGAGATACCTGCTGATAGTCTGTTGGATTATCGGTAATATGCCGTCCGGGTGGGCGGCAGAGGGTGGTTCCACCTATACGCAAAGACCGGACGATCCGGAAGCATTCTACTTTACCCCGGAGAATTACGGCTTCAAGGCTGATGGAAAGTCCGACGTGACCGATGCACTTCAAGAGGCAATCAATCAGGTGAAGCGCGAAAAGAACTTTGGGATACTGTTTCTGCCGGAAGGAAATTATCGTATTAGCAAGACGATTCAAATTCCCTCATCCATTCGGCTGATTGGTTATGGGAAGAAACGGCCGGTGATTTATTTGGGAGCCGATACACCCGGTTTCCAGACTACTCAAAATTATATGATATGGTTTACGGGAGGGCTGGCACAAGAGGGCAGGAAGCCTTCGGATGCCGGTGCAGGTACTTTCTATAGTGCGGTGTCCAATGTGGATTTCCGTATAGACAAAGGTAATCCTCAAGCCGTCGCCATTCGTGCGCATTTTGCCCAGCATGGATTTATCAATCATTGCGACATTCGGATTGGTTCGGGGAAAGCCGGCATGTATGATGTTGGCAATGAACTGGAAGACGTCAGGTTTTATGGCGGTGAATATGGGATAATTTCCTCCAGGACTTCTCCGGGATGGCCTATGATGATGGTCGATACTTACTTTGAGGGGCAGAGAAAGGCGGCTGTCTATTCAAAAGAGGTGGGGTTTGCCATCGTCAATATGCATGTGAAGAATACGCCCGTTGCCTTTGAAATGGCAGAGAATCTGGCAGACCGTCTTCATGTGGAGAATTCGTTGTGGGAGAATATTTCGGAAGCCGGTGTCAGGGTGAGCGTAGAGGGAAATACTTTTTCGCAATTGAATCTGGTGAATGTGGATTGCAGGAATGTTCCCGTACTGGTGGGCTATGCTCAAAGTGGAAAGAAAGTTGCCGGAAAAGCAAAAATGTACAGAGTCAAGGAGTTTACTTACGGTCTGGTGTATCAGGATTTGAATGATGCTTCTTCTTTCAGGGAAATATGTGAAATAGAGCCGGTGGCAAAACTGCCGGTTACACTTGGCAAGGACCTTCCGGTTCTTCCGGCAATGGAGACATGGGTCAATATCCGAGACTTAGGGGCAAAAGGTGATGGCGAGACTGATGATACGGAAGTTTTTGAGAAAGCTGTCTCTTTGCATAAAAACATCTATGTGCCCCAGGGTTGGTATCGCCTGACGAGAACGTTGAAGCTGTCTCCCGGTACTAAGCTGATTGGGCTGCATCCTTTTGGGACTCAATTTCTGTTGAAGGAAAGCGAGCCTGCATTCAGTGGTTTCGGCGTGCCTGTGCCTTTGGTTGAATCTTCCGAAGGTGGCGACGACATGCTGAATGGCATAGGTATTAATACCGGTGCGTATAATTACCGTGCTGTCGGCTGTAAATGGATGGCGGGTGAGCGCTCGTACTTGAATGATGTGAAGTTTGTAGGCGGGCACGGTACCTTGCGCAAACCTGCTCCGAATGCTTCCGGACAGTCGTCTTACCGCAGGGACGAGCGTCGGATTAGTTCCCCGTCTTCTCCGGTCATGGAAACCGGTAAGGATATGGCTTGGGACAACCAGTATTGGAGTTTGTGGATTACAAACAATGGCGGCGGGACAATTAAGGATGTTTGGACAGCCAGTACGTATGCTGCCAGTGGGCTTTATATTAGCGAAACGAAGACTCCGGGACGTATTTATGCCATGTCTTTGGAGCATCATGTCCGTACTGAAGCCCGTTTCCATAATGTGGCCAACTGGAAAATTTATGCTTTCCAGTTTGAGGAAGAAGGTCGTGAAGGGCCTGATTGTTATATGGCAGAAATGTCCAATTGTCAAAATATCGAAATGGTAAATGTGTGGATGTATCGCGTTATCCGTGCCTTTATGCCGAAGAGGATAGGTTTCCGCATATGGGATTGCAAGAATATCACTTTCCGTAATATGCACAATTATACGCAGATATTACCAGTCATAGAGTTTCCTATATATGATATGAATAAGAAGTTGCCCGTTTATTCGTGGGACTTTGCCCGTCTCACTGTTTCGGGTAGCGAGAAGAGCCTTCGCCCTTCCTGCACGGTCATGGACAAGCCAGTGAAGCTGGCTACCGGTTTTGAACTAGCCTCCGGAGCTACTACCGACAGTAAAGGAAATATCTACTTCTGTGAAAACCGTCTGAAGAAAATCTATAAATGGTCGGCAGACACGGAGCAGATTACTTTGATAGCCGATTATCCCTGGAAGCCTTTTACATTGGCTACTGATACGCAAGACAATCTACTGGTTATTTTCCGCTATGACCCTCAGCCGGGTTATCTGGTGAACGGCAAGCAGGAAACGGTAGTGCGCTTGCCGGATGATAATCCGATGTACAGTGGTTGGGGTAACAGTGGCTGGAGTGCTTGGGGGTATTCTTTTAATCCGGATAACGTGGATGCTACGATGAAGCCTATGCCACGTGTCGTTACAGCCAGTATGAAGAATATACAGAAAGTCATTCACCCTTCCAGTCGTTGGAGAGGTGACTTTGACAAGGTGGTTGCCAGTATGCCTGAGTATAGTTTTGTCGCTCCGGATGGCGTGACAATTATTCCGGATACCTATGATTTGGGGCGTTCTTGTGCTTTGACTGTTACAGTGCCCGGTCAGTCAGAACCGGTTTATATTGTAAATGAGATGAATAAAACGACAGTACAACTTTCTGTTGGTGTGGATGGCCGTTTGACAGAACAAGGAATAATATGTCCTTATGGCCAATACAGTAATGTGACTGATGCTGACGGGAATGTTTATGTTGCTGATGGTGAAATATTTGTCTATGACAAATCTGGTAAAGAGCAGAGACGTATTCAGATAGAAGAACGCCCGATTTCCTTGGCAATTGGTGGAAGGCAGAAGGATATGCTTTTTGTTACCACCTCAAGTTCTTTCTATGGAATTAAGATACGTTAG
- a CDS encoding alkaline phosphatase family protein, which yields MKKGLITSILALTFSGLQAQPLPASPKLVVTLTIDQLRTDYMEAFSSLYGEKGFKRLLREGKVFRQAEFPFCGTDRASAIAAIYTGTTPSMNGIIAEQWLDAGTLRPINCVEDPNFMGNYTDESTSPSQLLTSTIADELKIATRNKGLVYAIAPFRDAAILGAGHAGNGAFWLNNNTGKWCSTTYYNEFPWWLSQYNDRKSPDYRIKDMVWTPALPFTNYTFLPEWRNEPFKYKLDGERTNKFRRLITSPFINEEVNLLTEELLNKSTIGQDDVPDLLSLTYYAGNYNHRSTQECAMEMQDTYVRLDRSIASLLELIERKVGLHNVLFCITSTGYADPEAADPGVYRIPGGEFYLNRCAALLNMYLMASYGEGQYVEAYYDQQIYLNHKLIENKQLSLTEIQEKSAEFLVQFSGVSEVYSAHRLLLGPWSPQIERIRNSFHRKRSGDLLIEILPGWTIMQENSTDNRVVRTADIPAPLILLGGGMKAETIRTPISIDRIAPTLASVMRIRAPNASTASPLDF from the coding sequence ATGAAAAAAGGACTGATAACTTCCATACTCGCACTTACATTCAGTGGTCTGCAAGCCCAACCGCTGCCTGCCTCCCCAAAGCTGGTGGTAACATTGACCATTGACCAGTTGCGTACAGACTATATGGAAGCATTTTCGTCCTTATACGGAGAAAAGGGGTTTAAGCGCTTACTGCGTGAAGGTAAAGTATTCCGTCAAGCAGAATTTCCTTTTTGCGGAACGGACCGAGCCTCGGCCATTGCCGCCATCTATACCGGGACAACACCGTCCATGAACGGCATCATTGCAGAGCAGTGGCTGGATGCAGGTACACTACGCCCCATAAACTGTGTAGAAGACCCCAACTTCATGGGCAACTATACCGACGAAAGCACTTCCCCCTCCCAATTACTGACCTCTACTATTGCCGACGAGCTGAAAATAGCTACCCGCAACAAAGGTCTGGTCTATGCCATCGCGCCTTTCCGCGATGCCGCCATATTGGGTGCCGGGCACGCGGGGAACGGTGCTTTCTGGCTTAATAACAATACCGGAAAATGGTGCAGTACGACTTATTATAATGAATTTCCGTGGTGGCTGAGCCAATACAACGACCGGAAATCTCCTGACTACCGTATCAAGGATATGGTATGGACACCTGCACTTCCTTTTACCAACTATACATTTCTGCCCGAATGGCGCAACGAGCCATTCAAATACAAGCTGGATGGTGAACGGACAAACAAGTTCCGCCGCTTGATAACCAGCCCTTTCATCAATGAGGAAGTCAACCTGCTGACCGAAGAGCTGCTAAATAAGAGCACTATCGGACAAGATGACGTGCCCGACCTATTATCGCTGACTTACTACGCAGGAAATTATAACCACCGAAGTACGCAGGAATGTGCCATGGAAATGCAAGACACCTACGTGCGACTGGACCGTAGTATAGCTTCCTTATTAGAGCTCATAGAACGTAAAGTTGGGCTCCACAACGTACTTTTCTGCATCACCTCCACCGGCTATGCCGACCCGGAAGCAGCCGACCCGGGCGTATACCGGATACCGGGTGGTGAATTCTACCTGAACCGCTGTGCCGCCCTGCTAAACATGTACCTCATGGCATCCTATGGCGAGGGACAATATGTGGAAGCTTATTATGACCAACAAATCTATCTCAACCATAAACTTATTGAGAACAAGCAGTTGAGCCTGACTGAAATTCAAGAAAAATCTGCCGAATTTCTGGTTCAGTTTAGTGGCGTGAGCGAAGTATATTCAGCTCATCGCCTGCTTTTGGGCCCCTGGTCACCGCAAATAGAACGTATACGCAATAGTTTTCATCGCAAGCGCTCTGGCGATTTGCTCATTGAAATACTCCCGGGCTGGACTATCATGCAGGAAAATAGTACTGATAACCGTGTAGTACGTACGGCCGATATTCCTGCTCCCCTCATTTTATTGGGAGGAGGAATGAAGGCTGAAACCATCCGTACCCCCATCAGTATTGACCGCATTGCCCCTACCTTGGCAAGTGTAATGCGCATCCGCGCCCCTAATGCAAGTACAGCATCTCCCCTTGACTTTTGA